GAGGCATCCTGCTCCGCCCGTCGGGGCTTCTCACCTGGACTGTGCCCAGGCCGCGTGCTGCGAGGGCAGACCCATGAGCGATCCACTGATCTTGCGCCCGTCATGCCACACCTGAAGGCCGCACAGGTCGGTGTCCGGCCGGCAGAACGTGCAGGCCCTTACGCCGGACGACCCCGGCGGGTGAGTTCACGAGGCTTTGGCCAACCTCCGGCCAACAAGCCCTCCCGGCGGCTCTGAGCGCGGGGAGAAGAGCAGGTCAGATGGGGTTTTCGGTGACGCTGACGACCGGTCTGGAAATCCCTCTGCCCGCGAGATAGCGGGGTGGGGCTTCCGCACCGTCGCTGACCTGCGTTCCTACCCGTTCGAGTGGCCACTTCCAGAGACCCAGTCCAGCCTGGGAAAGGTTCATCGAGCCGACAGGAGACGACCATGACCTCGGTACTCCGCCAACGCTACGGCCGCGCGATCGGCGCCGGTCTGTTCTCCGTGGCGTTGCTCTCCGGCGGGACAGCCGAAGCCCTCACCGTCAGCAGCACTCCGAACCCCACCAGCACTTCGACCGCCAGCAGCACTGCGGTCCCCAGCCGCACTCCGATCCCCCGCACCACTCGGATCCCCCGCACCACTCCGAACCCCACCAGCACTTCGACCGCAAGCAGCACTGCGGTCCCCAGCCGCACTCCGATCCCCCGCACCACTCGGATCCCCCGCACCACTCCGAGTCCCCGCACCACTCCGAGTCCCAGCCTCACCCGGATTCCCCGCAGCACTCCGTTCCCCACCCGCACTGCGGCCCCCAGCCACACTCCGATCCCCCGCAACACTCCGTTCCCCCACAGCTCCCTGGCCCAGTCGACCACTCGCATGGTCTCGATCACGCTCACCGCCAACAAGACCTCGGTGAAGGCTGGGCAGACGGTGAAGCTGACCGGGCGCACCAAGGGCCTGAAGATCAGCACTGCGCTGGTGCTCCAGCACCGGATGGCCGGCAAGTGGACGAACCTGAACGCGGCCACAAAGGCCAAGAAGGGCAGCTCGTACTCCTTGCAGGCCAAGCTCAGCAAGGGCACACACGTCCTGCGGATCGCGGCCGTGAACGGGTCGGGCAAGGTCTACTCGTCCACCGTCACCGTGAAGGTGAGCTGATTCTGAGGGTGAGCTGAGCCCCTCACCAGCAGGTCCACGAGGGCCGAGAACTTCTAGTCGACGCCGGGAGCGGTCCACTCCCGGGCGTAGCAGGGCCGTGGAAGCCGCCGGTGGCCTGGAAGGCGGCCAGGGCCGCGGCGGCCGGGTCGGGTGCCGAGAAGGCGCCCGACCCGGCCCGTGCCGCGATGCCCGACACCCCCGCCCCCTATGATCAGGCGACGCCCCTCCCGGACGCGGCCTGAAAAGCGGAAGGTCGCCGGTTCGACCCCGACCCCGGCCCCAGCCACAGCCACCCTGACCAGGGCATGAGCCCCTCTCCACCTTCACTGGAGAGGGGCTCTTTCGTGTCGCCCACGCCAACCGCTTAGGAGAGGGTGTCGACGGCCTCGCAGATGACGCGAGCCTCGATAACAAACTGTCCCCTCGTGGTACGAATTCGGCATGTCGGATGGGCGGCGGACGACCGAGCGGTTGCGGTCCCCGGAGGCGCGCCGCTGGGGGATGTCCGGTTTGGTGGTGCTTGGCTTCGGCGCCGCCGCTGTTGCCGCGCACTTCTGGCTGGGACAGGCGTGGCACGACGTCCTGTGGATGGCCGCTTCACTGTCGTTCGTGTGGGTGGTCGTTCGAGAGGCCCTGGAGGGCAGGCGCCGTGGGCGGACCGGGCGACGGGACCGTTGACAGTCAGCCGTAGGGTGCGGAAGGTCGCCGGTTCGACCCCGGCCCCACGGTCGCGATCTTCGGCTCGTGGCGTCAAGCCGGTCACCCGGTTGGTCCCCATCGCGTGTGCACCGGGCCGACCGGCGTGATCCTGAAGCTCTGGGCCGGGCGACAGTCGCGGACCTGACAGGAGCTGGCTATGGCAGACCATACGTGGGCGCAGCGCCCCGTTTCCCTGCCGGAGGTACGCCCGGAGCTGGATCTCCCCGAGCCCGGCCGGCAGCGCCGCTGGACCGTGTTGCTGCGCTGGCTCCTGCTGATCCCCCAGTACATCGCCCTGTTCTTCCTGTGGGTCGCCGCGTCCGTCGTCATGGTCGTCGGCTGGTTCGCCGCCCTGATCACCGGACGGCTGCCCGAAACGATCGCCTCGTTCCTGACCGGCTACCTCGTCTACTCGACCCGCGTCACCGCCTACGCGATGCTGTTGGTCGACGCCTACCCGCCGTTCGCCTTCCTGGCGCCCGGCCACCCCGTCCAGGTCGAGGTCCGTCCCGGGAAGCTCAACCGCCTCGCCGTCCTGTTCCGCATCATTCTGCTCATCCCCGCCATGGTCGTGGTGGAGCTGCTCATGCTCGGCTGGTACGCGATCTGCCCCGTCTTCTGGGTCATGGTGCTGATCCGTGGCCGGATGCCGCGCACGCTGTTCGAGGCGACCGCCACCACCGCCCGCTACAACATGCGTCTGTCCGCCTACCTGATGATGCTCACCGCGGCCTACCCCAAGCGGCTGTTCGGCGACGCGCCTGCCCCTGGCGAGCAACCCCGCTCAGCCACCCGCCCGCTGCTCCTCAGCGATGCGGGCAAAGCCCTGGTCGTCCTGTTCCTCGTCCTAGGAGCCCTGCTCTTGATCTTCGAGGAATTCATCACTGCCACCACCAACACCAGCACCACCTCACAGCCTTCAGCCGCCTCCCTGTCGACCGTTCCAGGCACCCCTCTATGATCAGGCCGCGCCCCACCTGGACGCGGCCTGAAAAGCGGAAGGTCGCTGAACGGAAGCCTTGCCGTCCTGTCCAGCGTGCAGCCCGTCCAGCAGATGGCTGCTTCACGAGCGAAGCTGGTTCCGTGCCCTGCTGCGCGGTGTCGCTGGACGAGCAGACAAATCCCGGCAGGCAAGCGGTCCGTGATGGTGTTGCACCCACCGACGGACCAGAAGGATGCACGTTGCGTAAGGTGGCGGCAGCTCAGAGGCTCCGGATTGTTCATCCGGAACCTCCTGGAAACTCTGGCGGCTACCGATCTACGCCTCAGCGTCAACACGCGCCCGTTCTAGAACCTCTGCCAGGTGAGGGAGGGCCCTGTTCGACTTGAAAGAAGAGGCCAGATGCTGTGTTTGCTGTAGCCGGACGGGTTCAAAGTCAGGTTCAGTGCCACGGGCTTGTCTGTGGGAAATTCAAGCTCGGCGGCGAGGGTGAGCCTCCGACCGTTTACTCGGTTCCTGTGAGCACGCTTCAGGCCAACGACCGCAGTGCGGAATCCAAGCCAAAAGGCTGTCGGTGGATTGGCCAGGTAGGCGGCATCGAGCGCGTAGACAGCTGGGATCGTGGCCCGTGTAACTCGTAGTTCGAGGCCCAGCTCTTGTTTCTTGCCCTCACTTACGTCCCATTCGCCTCTCCAGGCCCACAGAGCTCCTTTAAGAGCTGCTTTTCCGAATCCGCTGGTCTCGCGCCACCGGAACTTGAAAGTGCCGTCTTGGGAGAGGTCCCAGGCCCCCTTCAGGGCGCCCTTTTCGGGTTGGAAGTCGTGGATCCAGCATCCGGCTATGCGGGATCTTGCCTCTACGAGTTGTTCGGCCTCCATGCGCCCACCCCCCTCGGTGTCCCATCAGGCTTTCCGACGGCCCTAGGGTTGAGCAACCGAATGCGAGAACCAATGGCAGCAGTCGCAGGCGCTCGGTATCACGTGTAGGGCTCGTGTGCCGGTGCGCGCTGGTGGCGCACGCCCGGCGGTTCGGCGGTCGCTTGTGTTCGTCATGATGACAAGCGGCCAACCTCCGGCCAGAAGCATGCCTCTTGTTTCCTCGCCTGCTATGAACCTCGTGGTCAGGGTCCGTATAGCCTCGTGCGGGGCACGGTCTTGAAAACCGTCGTGCCGGGCGGCGCCACGGTTCAGAGCTGACGGCAACCCTGACGGCAACGAAGGCACACAGAGACCGTTGATCACGGCCGTCAGCGATCAGCTGGGAGGAAGGCGGAGCCCGCCCTCATCAGCCTGCCCGATCCTACGGATCAGAAGGTTGCAGGTTCGAATCCTGCCGAGTGCGCACAGATGAGAGGCCCCGGAGTGATCCGGGGCCTCTTGCGTTTCGGGGCGTCCAGCAGCGAAGTACAGCAGCGGGTCCGAGATCATTCGTTCCCGGCGCCGCCCATGGCATCGGGCAGCGTCCCGAGAGGCCGGCGCGCCGGGCCCGCAGGGCGAACATGCGGTGAGGTTGCCCGGCTCGATCGGCGTCCCGTACTTCGTGGTGAAGATCAGCCCGCGCGTGTCCTGCCAAGAAGCGCCCGGCTTCCACAACGACCAGGGCTTGATCCGGCGGCGCCGAGGCTTGGCACCTTGACCAGGGAGGCCACGCGCCTTGGCTCGCTTGGCGTCCCTGCGCTGGGCGCAGCACCGGCAGATGCCGGCCGGCTTGGTCAGCTACTCGCGGACGTCCCGGACGGCCAGTTTGGCGAGCCGCTTCCCGCCCAGGTGCGGATCCTCGCGCGTCTTGCGGTATATGTACTTCCGCTTGCGGTCTCCGTCCGGATCCGGAGCGGACCAGGTGAGGGGCGTTCAGAGTTCGGCGACGTCGAGGGGACCGAGCTCTTGGACGGTCTGGGCGAGGGCGCGGATCATGTCGTTCTCCGCCTCGGCCGACCACACCAGCCCGGACGCGAGACGGTCCATGTCCTGGACGGGCAGGTAGGTGATGTCGGGGCGGATCCAGTAGCGGCTGACGTGGTGGGGCAAGAGGTTGACAGCCTCTCCGGCGGTGACGAGGGAAAGGACCTCCTCGGCACTGCGCGCCAGGTGGCCGCGCTCGATCCGACGGCCCGCAGGGGTGTGGGGTGGGAGATAGCTGTCTGCCCAGTAGTCGGGCCTGGACGGCGTGTCACAGTGCAAGAAGTCGGCGAGCATCTCCACCGAGGCGGTTGCGTGCCGGGTTAGTTCGTGATCGACGGCCACGCCCAACACGCGCGGCTCCGTGAACAGCACCGGCCCCACGGCCAGATCGGGCTCCTCGACGGGCAGCCACGCGACCAGGACGTCGATGTCGCCACGGCGCAACCCGGCGAACGGGTCAACGTAGGGAACATTGCGGATCTGCAGCTTGCACTGGGGGTGGTTCCTGCGGAACGTGTCCCAGTAGTGCCGCAGGTCGTGGGCGTTGAGGGGGATCAACCCGACGCGCAGCACGGCGGTGACGCCCTGGGCGGCCAGTTTGGCTCGGCGCATGCCCTCCTGAAGGCCGGTGTACATCGGCCAGAGGTCGTCGCGGAGCTGCTGGCCGATAGGGGTCAGCCGCACCGTGCGGTTACTGCGGTCGAACAGCGGTGCGCCGATCCGGCGTTCCTGCTTCTTGATCGCTTGGCTGACGCGGGCGGGGGTGACGTGCAGGCGGGCGGCGGTACGGGCGAAGTGGAGTTCCTCGGCCAGGGTCAGGAATATCTCGATATCACGGAGCTCCACGCCCCCTCCTCACGTTAACTCTGAGGTTAATTGGCCTTGCGCGCTTTGTCGTTGCTCCGGGTAGTGGCTGAGGCCAAACATAGGCGACGGACCGATCCGACGACCCTGGAGTGACGACATGACGCACCTGACTGGTAAGGCCGCGCTGGTGACCGGGGCCTCGCGGGGGATAGGCCGTGCGATCGCCCTGCGGCTGGCAGCCGGTGGTGCACTGGTGGCGGTGCACTACGGCAGCAACGACAACGCGGCCGCCGAAACCGTGCAGTTGATCGAGAAGGGCGGCGGCCAAGCATTCCCGGTGCGCGCCGAGTTGGGAGTGCCCGGCGACATCGACACCCTGTTCGCCGCCCTGAAGGCCGGCCTGGAAGCCAGGACCGGCCAGGCGCGGCTGGACATCGTGGTCAACAACGCCGCCATCAACACCGGCGGAACGGTCGAGACCATCACCCCCGAAGGCTTCGACCGGCTCATCGCGATCAACACCAAGGCGCCGCTGTTCATCATCCAACGAGCCCTGCCCCTGCTCAACGACAACGGCCGGATCATCAACGTGACCACCGCCGCGACCAGGATCGCGATGCCCGAGGCACCGTACGCGATGACCAAAGCCCCCGTCGAAGTGCTCAGCCGCTCCCTCGCCCAGGCCTTGGGCGCACGCGGTGTCACGGTCAACGCCGTGGCGCCGGGGCCGACGGTCACCGACATGAACCCCTGGATGCTCGGCAACCCCGAGGTCCAGCAGATGGTCGGTTCCGGCAACGCGATCCCCCGCGTCGGCCGGCCCGACGACATCGCCGACGTGGTGGCCTTCCTGGCCTCCGAAGCAAGCCGCTGGGTGACCGGACAGGTCGTCGACGCCTCCGGCGGCTGCTTCCTCGGCCCGCGCATCTGACCTCAGCACCGAAAGCGACACCGAAAGCAACGACGTCCCCAGCCACGACGATCCGGCCCTCAGTGGTCTTCGGCCGCAGCCGACCGTGTCAAACGACGCCGGCGGCTGCCCTGCCGCACGGGAGGGGCCACGGTCAGCCACGATGGCCTGGGGTTTCCCAGGCCATCGCCGTTTCTGAAGAGAGCGCACGGCTCAGGGCACGTACGACCGGGTGTTGTTCAAGAAGGCGGGCACCAGCACCTACAGCACGGTCAAGACCGTGAAGACCTCCTCCAGCGGTTACGCGAAGACCGCCGTCACCGCCTCCGCGGACGGCACCTGGCGCTACCACTACGCGGGCAACAGCACCTCGTCCGTCGCGGACGCGTACGACTACGTCGACGTCCGCTGATCGGCATACGCTCAAGACCAAGGTTCCGGAGAGATCCGGGGCCTTTGGCGTTCGGGGCGGGGCCGCGGGCCAGCGGGCAGCGGGGCGGCGAGGGGCGCGGGGATCAGCACCCCTCGTCCGGGTCGTTCCGGTTCAGCTTCTCCAGATACTCGTGTGCCAGGGCGGTGGCCCGGGTGAACCAGTCGGTGATGATCGCCAGTTCCTCGGAGGAGTAGTCGCAGAACAGGGCCGTCAGCCGTTCGTAGTGGCCCGCGTACACCGCCTCGACGCGCGTGACGGCGGCCGGTACGGCGGCCACGCGGACCCGGCGGCGGTCCGTGGGGTCGGGGCGGCGGGTGACATACCCGGCGCGTTCGAGGCGGTTGAGGATGCCGGTCACCGCGCCGGTGGTCACGTGGGCGCGGGCGGCGAGGTCGCCGGCCGTCAGCAGGTCCTCGCCGGCCTCCAGCACGAAGGCGAAACAGGTCAGGTCGGTGACGTTCAGGCCCAGCCGCCGGGCCAGCTCCTGCTGTCCGATCAGGTGGGCGGCGATGAGGTGGTCCATCGCCGCCAGTGCCTGGGCCGGAGTGGCGGCTGACGGTCGCGGCGTGCCGTGCATCTTTCGGAATCCCTTAGTTCGTGAGATATTCGAGTCGTGAATCTCTTAGCTCGTGAGGGAAACTTGTCCCCGGAGGCGGCTGTATGAGTCTGTACGACGAGGGTCACACGATCGCCGGCTGGACCGGCTTCGGCATCGCGACGGTGGGAAGCGGCGTGGTGGGGCTGGGGGTGTGTACGACCTCGCTGCCGGCGGTCGCGGGCGGGCTCGCCGTCGTGGCCGTGAGCGTCCTGGTGACCTGGGTCCTGCACCTGGCCGGCTGGGGCAAGCCACCGGGCGTGCGGGCCCGGGGGCAGTGGGGGATGCGGGTACGGGACGCTCAGGCCCGGGAGGGGCATACCGGGTGCGTCGGGTGCCGGCTGGCGGGACGGGAGCGCCGGACCGTGGTGGTGGCTGCGGCGACGGGACGGCCGACTGCCGCCGAATCGATACCTCTGTCACCTTTCGAGTGAATGTGCAGTCGGCGAACGGCAGTTGGTGAGGGACGCCACCGACATCGATGACTTCGTGTTCGCGGCTACGGGTGCGCGGGCCGGTGCACCGTCGGCTGGAGGAGGTCGCGGACCGGGCCCGGTCCCGTTGTCAGACCCGCCCCATACCCTCACGAGTGATGGCACAGGCATGGAAGTGCACGGGACTGCGCTGGGCGTCCGATGGTCCCGTGCTGGTGTGGGACGGCGGGCGGCGCAGTGTGCTGCCCCGGGGGAAGCGGATCGGGTTCGCGGTGCCGGACGGGGGTGCGCGGGCGTGTGTGGGGGCGCGGGGGCATGCGTGTCCGGTGCGGGCCGTGGTGCCGGGGCGGAGCACGGGGGCCCGGTGCGAGGAGTGCGCGCGGCTGGACCGGGCGCACTCGGTGGCCGCCGACACGGTCGCCGACGACCCGCGGCCGTACCGGGTGTATCTGGCGTGGTTCGGGCCCGGCATGGTCAAGGTCGGGATCACCGCCGTAGAGCGGGGCAGCGCGCGGCTGCTGGAGCAGGGTGCCGTCTGTTTCAGCTGGCTCGGCACCGGCCCGCTGATGGCCGCCCGGCGCACCGAGGAACTGCTGCGGGCCGCGCTCCAGGTGCCGGACCGGATTCCGTACGCCGAGAAGCGGGCGGTGCGGTCGGCGTTGCCGGAGACCGCGGCGGAGCGTGCGGCGCAGGTGCGGGACCTGCACGCGCGGGCCGTGGCGCTCGCCGGGTGGCCGGAGTCCCTGCGCCCGGAGGCCTGTGAAGTGAGCGATCACGTAGGGGTGTTCGGGCTCGGCACCGCTCCCGCGGCCGTCGGGGAAGTGGTGGAGCTCGTCCCCGGCGGCGGTGTGAGCGGTGAGCTGGTCGCGGCTGCCGGGCCCGATCTGCATCTGGCGGTCGCCGGGCGCGGGGTCGTCGTGCTCGACACCCGGCTGATGAGCGGCTGGCAGATGGTGCCGGTGGCCGACTCCCGGACGAGTGGACTCACCTTTCCGGTGCGGGAGTTCACACGGCCGCAGGAGGGGCTGTTCTGAGGCGAAGGCAAAGACTCGGATCCCGTACGGATCCCTTTCGGCAAGGGGTGTGGACGCCGAACCGGCCCACGGCCGACCGTGGTTGACATGAGCGATCGAGCGAACGCCCCTGTACAGCCCGCTTCCCTCCCTGAACCTCCCTGCTACGCCGCCATCTTCACCGCCCACCGCACCGACGACGACCCCGACGGATACGACCGCACCGCCGCACACCTGTCCCGGCTCGTCCGCGAAGTCCCCGGCTTCCTCGGTGAGGACGCGGCCCGTACTCCCGGCGGACTCGCCGTCAGCGTCGCCTACTTCCGCGACCTCGCCGGGCTCGCGCAGTGGCGCGATCACCCGGCACACCTCGCGGCCAAGCGGCGCGGGCGGGAGCGGTGGTACGAGCGGTACTCCCTGCACATCGCCAAGGTCGAGCACGCGCACGTCTTCGCGCGGGAGTGAGCGCTTCCCGGGCGCTGCCTGAGAGACGCCTGTGGGTTTCTCAGGGAAATCACAGATTCGGGAAAGCCTCCTCTCACAGGGCGGCGACAAGGTGTGCACCATGACCACGACCTCGCCCCAGGGGCGCACCGAACTGCTGAGGCCGGACGGGAGCCCCGTCCGAGTGCTTGTGGTGGATGACGAGCTGTCGATCACCGAACTGCTGAGCATGGCCCTTCGCTACGAGGGCTGGCAGATCAGGAGTGCGGGCGACGGGCAGGGCGCCGTTCATACCGCCCGTGAGTTCCGGCCCGACGCCGTCGTGCTCGACATGATGCTGCCCGACATGGACGGCCTGACCGTCCTCGGGCGGCTGCGGCGCGAACTGCCGGACGTGCCCGTCCTGTTCCTCACGGCCAAGGACGCCGTGGAGGACCGTATCGCCGGGCTCACCGCCGGCGGCGACGACTACGTCACCAAGCCGTTCAGTCTCGAAGAGGTCGTGGCACGGCTGCGGGGGCTGATCCGCCGGTCCGGGGCCGCCGACCGGCGGTCCGACTCGGTGCTCGTCGTGGGGGACCTGACCCTCGACGAGGACAGTCACGAGGTCTCCCGGGCCGGGGAGTCCATCCACCTCACCGCCACCGAGTTCGAGCTGCTGCGCTTCCTCATGCGCAATCCGCGGCGCGTGCTCAGCAAGGCGCAGATACTGGACCGGGTGTGGTCGTACGACTTCGGCGGGCAGGCCAACGTCGTCGAGCTGTACATCTCCTACCTGCGGCGGAAGATCGACGCGGGGCGGGAGCCGATGATCCACACCCGGCGTGGGGCCGGTTACCTGATCAAGCCCGCCGCGTCATGAGCGGACGACGACGGCCGGGTCCGCAGCGGCGCCAGAGGCGACGAGCCGGACAGCCGCGCACCCTGCGGACCCGGCTCGTCGTGGCCTCGGTGGTGCTGATCGCGGTGGTGTGCGCGGTGATCGGGACGGCCACCACGCTGGCGCTGCGCTCGCATCTGTACGACCAGCTGAACAGGCAGCTCGGTGAGGCGTCGGCACGTGCGGCCGGCGGCTTCGGGCCGGTGCCGGACGGGTTGAGGAACGGCGCCACCGCGCCGGGCCGGCAGGACAAGCGGAACCTTCCGATCAAGGACACGGATCTCGGTGAGTTCGTCGCGCGGGGGCCGCAGCCCAGCGGGACCATCGCGGCGAAGGTCGAGAACGGCGCCATCACCGATGCCGAGGTCGGCCACAAGTCCAAGGACGGCAACAACGTCCCGCAGATGTACGCCAAGCCGCTGACGGCGGACCAGACCAAGGCGCTCCGTTCCGTACCCGAGGACGACGGCGTGCACCGCGTCGAGATCCCCGGGCTCGGCGACTACCAGGTGCGGTACGTCGACGGAAACAACGGCACCTACTACGTCGCCCTGCCGACCGCGGAAGCCGACGGCACCATCGACACG
Above is a genomic segment from Streptomyces fodineus containing:
- a CDS encoding DUF4389 domain-containing protein gives rise to the protein MADHTWAQRPVSLPEVRPELDLPEPGRQRRWTVLLRWLLLIPQYIALFFLWVAASVVMVVGWFAALITGRLPETIASFLTGYLVYSTRVTAYAMLLVDAYPPFAFLAPGHPVQVEVRPGKLNRLAVLFRIILLIPAMVVVELLMLGWYAICPVFWVMVLIRGRMPRTLFEATATTARYNMRLSAYLMMLTAAYPKRLFGDAPAPGEQPRSATRPLLLSDAGKALVVLFLVLGALLLIFEEFITATTNTSTTSQPSAASLSTVPGTPL
- a CDS encoding LysR family transcriptional regulator is translated as MELRDIEIFLTLAEELHFARTAARLHVTPARVSQAIKKQERRIGAPLFDRSNRTVRLTPIGQQLRDDLWPMYTGLQEGMRRAKLAAQGVTAVLRVGLIPLNAHDLRHYWDTFRRNHPQCKLQIRNVPYVDPFAGLRRGDIDVLVAWLPVEEPDLAVGPVLFTEPRVLGVAVDHELTRHATASVEMLADFLHCDTPSRPDYWADSYLPPHTPAGRRIERGHLARSAEEVLSLVTAGEAVNLLPHHVSRYWIRPDITYLPVQDMDRLASGLVWSAEAENDMIRALAQTVQELGPLDVAEL
- a CDS encoding SDR family oxidoreductase, with translation MTHLTGKAALVTGASRGIGRAIALRLAAGGALVAVHYGSNDNAAAETVQLIEKGGGQAFPVRAELGVPGDIDTLFAALKAGLEARTGQARLDIVVNNAAINTGGTVETITPEGFDRLIAINTKAPLFIIQRALPLLNDNGRIINVTTAATRIAMPEAPYAMTKAPVEVLSRSLAQALGARGVTVNAVAPGPTVTDMNPWMLGNPEVQQMVGSGNAIPRVGRPDDIADVVAFLASEASRWVTGQVVDASGGCFLGPRI
- a CDS encoding MarR family transcriptional regulator, coding for MHGTPRPSAATPAQALAAMDHLIAAHLIGQQELARRLGLNVTDLTCFAFVLEAGEDLLTAGDLAARAHVTTGAVTGILNRLERAGYVTRRPDPTDRRRVRVAAVPAAVTRVEAVYAGHYERLTALFCDYSSEELAIITDWFTRATALAHEYLEKLNRNDPDEGC
- a CDS encoding HGxxPAAW family protein, translating into MSLYDEGHTIAGWTGFGIATVGSGVVGLGVCTTSLPAVAGGLAVVAVSVLVTWVLHLAGWGKPPGVRARGQWGMRVRDAQAREGHTGCVGCRLAGRERRTVVVAAATGRPTAAESIPLSPFE
- a CDS encoding DUF2797 domain-containing protein, with product MAQAWKCTGLRWASDGPVLVWDGGRRSVLPRGKRIGFAVPDGGARACVGARGHACPVRAVVPGRSTGARCEECARLDRAHSVAADTVADDPRPYRVYLAWFGPGMVKVGITAVERGSARLLEQGAVCFSWLGTGPLMAARRTEELLRAALQVPDRIPYAEKRAVRSALPETAAERAAQVRDLHARAVALAGWPESLRPEACEVSDHVGVFGLGTAPAAVGEVVELVPGGGVSGELVAAAGPDLHLAVAGRGVVVLDTRLMSGWQMVPVADSRTSGLTFPVREFTRPQEGLF
- a CDS encoding antibiotic biosynthesis monooxygenase family protein encodes the protein MSDRANAPVQPASLPEPPCYAAIFTAHRTDDDPDGYDRTAAHLSRLVREVPGFLGEDAARTPGGLAVSVAYFRDLAGLAQWRDHPAHLAAKRRGRERWYERYSLHIAKVEHAHVFARE
- a CDS encoding response regulator transcription factor — encoded protein: MTTTSPQGRTELLRPDGSPVRVLVVDDELSITELLSMALRYEGWQIRSAGDGQGAVHTAREFRPDAVVLDMMLPDMDGLTVLGRLRRELPDVPVLFLTAKDAVEDRIAGLTAGGDDYVTKPFSLEEVVARLRGLIRRSGAADRRSDSVLVVGDLTLDEDSHEVSRAGESIHLTATEFELLRFLMRNPRRVLSKAQILDRVWSYDFGGQANVVELYISYLRRKIDAGREPMIHTRRGAGYLIKPAAS